The following are encoded in a window of Brevibacillus sp. DP1.3A genomic DNA:
- a CDS encoding MFS transporter, giving the protein MSTITSNVKQQATGAKNSTLALLALAISAFGIGTTEFVIVGLLSTVAQDLKVTITLAGLLISGYALGVAIGAPIITALTSRIPRKMLLMLLMIVFVVGNSAAALSSSFTLLIIARFFTAFSHGVFFSIGSTIAADLVPENKRASAIATMFTGLTVATVTGVPLGTFIGQMFGWRATFWGVTILGVIALISTAILVPSNLKKSKPASIRDQVKIITNLPLLLVFAITALGYGGTFVTFTFLGPILEEITGYKASAVSLILLVYGIAVAIGNTVGGKAADKNPLKALRWMFIIQAIILIILTFTAPFKWVGTLTIMLMGLLAFMNVPGLQVYVVQLAEKYVPSAVDVASAINIAAFNLGIAIGAFVGGIIVDTIGLIHTPWVGGVMVLGAALLTVISSKLEKARR; this is encoded by the coding sequence ATGAGCACGATTACATCCAATGTGAAGCAGCAAGCAACTGGTGCGAAAAACTCCACTCTTGCTTTACTTGCTCTCGCAATCAGCGCATTTGGTATCGGGACTACTGAATTTGTTATCGTCGGTTTGTTGTCTACAGTCGCACAGGATTTGAAAGTAACCATCACCTTAGCAGGACTTCTTATTTCTGGATATGCATTAGGGGTAGCAATTGGAGCACCGATTATTACTGCACTTACAAGTCGAATTCCACGCAAAATGCTACTCATGCTTTTGATGATTGTCTTTGTTGTCGGAAACAGTGCGGCAGCCTTGTCGAGTAGTTTTACACTTTTAATCATTGCCCGTTTCTTTACCGCGTTTTCTCATGGGGTATTTTTCTCCATCGGTTCGACGATTGCAGCCGATCTGGTGCCAGAAAACAAGCGTGCCAGTGCGATTGCGACGATGTTTACGGGTCTGACTGTTGCAACCGTTACAGGCGTACCTTTGGGAACGTTTATTGGACAAATGTTTGGTTGGAGAGCGACTTTTTGGGGAGTTACCATTCTTGGAGTGATTGCACTTATCTCGACAGCGATTCTGGTACCAAGCAATTTGAAAAAATCTAAGCCTGCTTCTATTAGAGACCAAGTGAAAATAATCACAAATTTGCCACTGTTGCTTGTCTTTGCGATTACAGCACTTGGCTACGGTGGTACCTTCGTAACCTTTACGTTCTTAGGTCCGATTCTGGAAGAAATCACAGGTTATAAGGCGAGTGCGGTCAGTCTGATTCTTCTCGTCTATGGGATTGCGGTAGCGATTGGAAATACGGTCGGAGGAAAAGCGGCTGACAAGAATCCGTTAAAAGCGCTGCGCTGGATGTTTATCATTCAGGCGATCATTCTGATCATCTTGACATTTACTGCTCCTTTCAAATGGGTGGGAACCCTGACGATTATGCTGATGGGCCTCTTGGCTTTTATGAACGTACCGGGCTTACAGGTATATGTCGTGCAATTGGCTGAAAAATACGTGCCAAGTGCTGTTGATGTAGCATCTGCCATTAACATTGCGGCATTCAATCTCGGCATTGCGATTGGAGCCTTCGTGGGAGGAATCATCGTCGATACCATTGGACTGATTCATACACCATGGGTCGGAGGAGTGATGGTGTTAGGTGCAGCATTACTCACGGTGATCAGCAGCAAGCTGGAAAAAGCTCGTCGTTAA
- a CDS encoding LysE family translocator, protein MFDWTTMGAFLAVVIGLFLIPGPAVLLTATRTVQGGRKAGIMAGLGIATGDFIHTIFAAVGLSAILMTSAWAFNLVKFVGAAYLVYLGVRAMLEKPVDPELPKVTPLPPLQSYGQAILAEVLNPKTALFFLAFLPQFVHPERGGAIFQFLVLGLIFAILGFFYTALIAISIRPLGHLVKRISWLGRWSGKIVGSVYILLGLKVALQER, encoded by the coding sequence ATGTTTGATTGGACTACCATGGGAGCATTTTTGGCTGTTGTGATCGGCCTCTTTTTAATTCCGGGACCCGCTGTCCTGTTAACTGCGACGCGTACCGTACAGGGAGGCCGTAAAGCTGGGATCATGGCGGGGCTGGGCATTGCCACAGGCGACTTCATTCATACGATTTTTGCTGCGGTCGGTTTATCCGCGATTTTGATGACATCTGCATGGGCATTCAATCTCGTAAAATTTGTGGGAGCCGCTTACTTGGTCTATTTAGGGGTTCGGGCCATGCTTGAAAAACCGGTTGACCCAGAGCTGCCAAAAGTAACACCGTTGCCACCGCTGCAATCGTATGGGCAAGCCATCCTCGCAGAAGTTCTGAATCCGAAGACGGCGCTGTTCTTTCTAGCGTTTCTGCCGCAATTCGTACATCCGGAGCGTGGGGGAGCCATTTTCCAATTCCTTGTCTTAGGACTGATTTTCGCCATTCTGGGGTTCTTTTACACCGCGTTGATTGCGATCAGTATCAGACCATTGGGGCATCTGGTGAAACGAATTTCCTGGCTGGGCCGCTGGAGTGGCAAGATCGTAGGTTCTGTTTACATCTTATTAGGATTAAAAGTAGCGCTGCAAGAGAGATAA
- a CDS encoding cell wall metabolism sensor histidine kinase WalK, producing MKHIWVKLAFVIMTVGACAVLFSSLLSVKEMDVHFSMYANEVRNQHNQEISRVALQAYQDNQGWGAEAYHKLEAVSEVLGLHITLLDQQRQVKNEWGKWPVHTSNYSVDKIPLVSKGVMIGQLVISHDDRSAYMTLESHFQWAHKNTTLWTMVVLLILVIIISIPLARTMVRPVVQVSTAAQRVARGDLSIRVPEPSGKDEVTSLVAAFNNLVQSLEHQEELRKRLTSDIAHELRTPLNTLLAQVEGMIDGIWEATPKNLESTRSEVLRLSRLVRDLDQVIQVESGSLQMRSEEVELREVVKEVTESMSATFARAQVNFYFKGDHAAWIIGDRQRLAQIVANLLTNACKHTPAGGEVVVTVDKTSTMVRLQVKDSGTGIDQKDLPYVFERFYRGDRSRARERGGAGLGLTIVKGIVEAHKGIITLESRVGEGTTITILFPPQAHEAE from the coding sequence ATGAAGCATATTTGGGTAAAGCTCGCCTTTGTGATCATGACAGTCGGCGCATGCGCTGTTCTTTTTTCCTCGTTGTTGTCCGTAAAGGAAATGGATGTTCATTTTTCCATGTATGCCAATGAAGTGAGAAATCAGCATAACCAAGAAATATCGCGTGTCGCACTCCAGGCGTATCAGGACAATCAAGGCTGGGGAGCGGAAGCCTATCATAAACTTGAAGCGGTTTCTGAGGTCTTGGGATTGCACATCACACTCCTCGATCAACAGCGACAAGTGAAAAACGAGTGGGGGAAGTGGCCGGTCCATACGAGCAATTACAGTGTAGACAAGATTCCCCTTGTCAGTAAGGGGGTCATGATCGGGCAACTGGTGATTAGTCACGATGACCGGAGTGCGTATATGACCTTGGAAAGTCATTTCCAATGGGCGCATAAAAACACGACGTTGTGGACGATGGTTGTGCTGCTCATCCTAGTCATTATCATCAGCATACCGCTCGCCCGGACCATGGTGCGTCCAGTCGTACAAGTGAGCACCGCAGCGCAACGTGTCGCGCGAGGCGATCTGTCCATACGTGTACCGGAGCCTAGTGGCAAGGATGAAGTTACGTCATTGGTCGCTGCTTTTAACAACCTGGTCCAAAGTCTTGAGCATCAGGAGGAGCTGCGCAAGCGACTGACCTCCGATATTGCCCATGAATTGCGAACACCATTAAACACCTTACTTGCCCAAGTAGAGGGGATGATTGACGGCATATGGGAAGCAACTCCCAAAAATCTCGAAAGCACAAGGTCTGAGGTACTGCGTTTGAGCCGTCTCGTCCGCGATTTAGATCAGGTGATTCAGGTGGAGTCGGGTTCCTTGCAAATGCGCAGTGAAGAAGTGGAACTGCGTGAGGTTGTCAAAGAAGTCACCGAGTCAATGAGTGCTACGTTTGCCCGTGCGCAAGTGAATTTTTACTTCAAAGGAGATCACGCTGCCTGGATCATAGGGGACAGGCAGAGACTGGCGCAAATCGTGGCCAATTTGTTGACGAATGCCTGCAAGCATACGCCAGCCGGAGGAGAAGTCGTAGTCACGGTAGACAAAACGAGTACGATGGTCCGTTTGCAAGTGAAGGACAGCGGCACGGGCATCGATCAAAAGGACCTCCCGTACGTCTTTGAGCGTTTTTATCGGGGAGATCGCTCGCGAGCAAGGGAACGTGGTGGAGCAGGATTAGGGTTGACGATTGTGAAAGGGATAGTGGAGGCACACAAGGGAATCATCACGTTGGAAAGCAGAGTGGGTGAGGGAACGACCATCACGATTTTGTTTCCGCCACAAGCCCATGAAGCCGAATAG
- a CDS encoding response regulator transcription factor, with amino-acid sequence MSTILLVDDEPQILEILSSYLQKEGYHVLTAQTGKEAVEMATTISLTCIILDLMLPDLSGEEVCVQIRKESRVPILMLTAKSGEADRIRGLTIGADDYLIKPFSPRELVARVRAVMRRAGDYSTLSDFIEVGDLTISMNEKRVTKNGVALEVTPNEYRLLTTLVRYPGRTWGREELVREVMGFDFEGYDRTIDTHIKNLRQKIEVDPKQPEYIKTVYGLGYRFDDPMKK; translated from the coding sequence ATGTCTACCATTTTGCTAGTCGATGATGAGCCGCAAATCTTAGAAATATTGTCCTCCTATCTGCAAAAGGAAGGCTATCATGTTCTGACCGCCCAAACAGGCAAGGAAGCAGTGGAAATGGCCACGACAATTTCATTGACCTGTATCATTTTGGACCTGATGCTTCCTGATCTGAGCGGGGAAGAAGTCTGCGTCCAAATTCGCAAAGAGTCTCGTGTCCCGATTTTGATGCTAACGGCGAAAAGTGGAGAGGCGGATCGGATTCGTGGGCTTACGATAGGCGCTGATGATTATTTGATCAAGCCCTTTAGCCCGAGAGAACTCGTAGCACGTGTTCGGGCCGTCATGCGTCGTGCGGGCGATTATTCAACACTCTCCGATTTCATCGAGGTGGGAGACTTGACGATCTCGATGAATGAGAAGAGAGTCACGAAAAATGGAGTCGCTTTGGAGGTTACGCCAAATGAATACCGCTTGCTCACAACGCTTGTCCGTTATCCGGGGAGAACGTGGGGCAGGGAGGAGCTCGTGCGTGAGGTCATGGGCTTTGATTTCGAAGGATACGACCGAACCATTGATACGCATATCAAAAATCTTCGCCAAAAGATAGAGGTAGACCCGAAGCAACCGGAGTATATCAAGACGGTGTATGGATTGGGCTATCGCTTTGACGATCCCATGAAGAAGTGA
- a CDS encoding TVP38/TMEM64 family protein: MDWITNIEALAEWIRSLGMLGIIGSILLNIVISVAGVLPSIFLSGANAVVFGLYGGFLISLTGEVVGACIAFFLYRFTIKKADRREKLKSFKWVHAINGTTSFRKCLAIVLLRLNPMMPSGVINLGAALTNITFVQFLVATLIGKVPSMVFETFVGHDLITFSENKFRLLFALLAGALVFLLFWKKGKDQTQEE; the protein is encoded by the coding sequence ATGGATTGGATAACGAATATAGAAGCTCTGGCAGAGTGGATTCGCTCTTTGGGGATGCTGGGGATTATCGGTAGTATTTTATTGAACATCGTGATCAGTGTGGCAGGTGTATTGCCGTCCATTTTTTTATCGGGTGCGAATGCGGTCGTGTTTGGCTTGTACGGAGGGTTCTTGATTTCTTTGACGGGAGAGGTGGTTGGTGCTTGCATTGCCTTCTTCCTTTACCGCTTCACGATCAAAAAAGCAGATCGGCGCGAAAAGCTGAAATCATTCAAATGGGTACATGCCATCAATGGAACGACGAGTTTTCGCAAATGTCTGGCCATCGTTTTGCTCCGGTTAAATCCGATGATGCCTTCCGGTGTGATCAATTTAGGTGCGGCTTTGACGAATATCACCTTCGTGCAATTTTTAGTAGCGACCTTGATTGGAAAAGTGCCGTCGATGGTTTTTGAAACATTCGTCGGTCATGATCTGATTACTTTTAGTGAAAACAAGTTTCGCTTGCTCTTTGCCTTATTGGCAGGTGCTCTCGTCTTTTTGCTTTTCTGGAAAAAAGGAAAGGATCAAACACAAGAGGAGTAG
- a CDS encoding GyrI-like domain-containing protein — protein sequence MMNPTIVKLDEMRVAGLQIRTTNEAECGPNAKIGELWQRYYQEERPFKTPHQKEPGVVLGVYSDYDSDETGEYSLLVGTVVEKKGELPSELTVKTLPASTYAVFTTRVGPMVEVVMEAWAKVWEWSHQPGNQRTFTGDFERYDGVRCADPNNAQVDLYIAISEE from the coding sequence ATGATGAACCCAACGATTGTCAAACTGGATGAAATGCGTGTAGCAGGCTTGCAAATTCGTACAACCAATGAGGCGGAATGCGGACCGAATGCGAAAATTGGGGAGCTGTGGCAGCGCTATTATCAAGAAGAGCGTCCCTTCAAAACTCCCCATCAAAAAGAGCCGGGTGTTGTTCTGGGTGTGTATTCCGACTACGATAGTGACGAGACAGGCGAGTACTCTTTGTTAGTAGGAACCGTTGTAGAAAAGAAAGGTGAGCTTCCTTCTGAACTCACGGTCAAGACTCTGCCGGCTTCTACCTATGCCGTATTTACGACTCGTGTAGGCCCGATGGTAGAGGTTGTGATGGAAGCATGGGCAAAGGTGTGGGAGTGGTCCCATCAACCGGGGAACCAGCGGACGTTTACCGGAGATTTCGAGCGATATGACGGAGTGCGCTGCGCTGATCCCAACAACGCACAAGTGGATTTGTACATCGCGATTTCAGAAGAATAA
- a CDS encoding YafY family protein, translating to MKVERLLAIVIMLLNKRRVSARELSDHFEVSLRTVYRDLETINAAGIPIVAYPGASGGYEIMENFTIDRQYLSLDELVAVIAALKGVHSSTDDKQIGQLLEKIKALLTTAPSSLQGSAHPVVYDFNPWGSTPAIAEKVNKLREAIEKRLRVRITYTKIQGDATERTIEPITLIIKGYVWYVYGFCLQRQEDRLFRLSRIADMSVLTEEFSPRPYQVEKLEWLEEWDTAERIFLVLEFAPRVHVRVRDMFAPEEIETMQDGSLLVRTKMTDDEWLTGMLLSFGDALCVHEPAYVRQRIGDTIKKMAKLYE from the coding sequence ATGAAGGTAGAACGGCTACTCGCTATTGTTATCATGCTGTTGAATAAGCGCCGTGTGAGCGCTCGTGAACTATCCGACCACTTCGAAGTATCCTTGCGTACGGTCTATCGGGATTTAGAAACGATTAACGCAGCCGGAATTCCGATCGTAGCGTACCCTGGGGCAAGCGGTGGATACGAGATCATGGAGAATTTTACGATCGATCGGCAATACTTATCCTTGGACGAGCTGGTTGCGGTTATTGCTGCGCTAAAAGGGGTTCATTCCTCCACAGACGATAAGCAAATCGGACAGCTTCTCGAAAAAATAAAAGCGTTGCTCACCACTGCACCATCCTCTCTGCAAGGAAGTGCACATCCCGTTGTTTATGACTTTAATCCGTGGGGCAGTACACCCGCGATCGCCGAAAAAGTAAACAAGCTGCGGGAAGCCATCGAGAAGAGGCTTCGTGTGCGGATCACCTATACGAAAATACAAGGCGATGCGACAGAGCGCACCATTGAGCCTATAACACTGATTATCAAGGGGTATGTGTGGTACGTGTATGGCTTTTGTTTACAGCGCCAGGAGGATCGTCTGTTTCGCTTGTCACGGATTGCAGACATGTCTGTACTGACAGAGGAGTTTTCTCCTCGCCCGTATCAGGTAGAGAAACTGGAATGGCTCGAAGAATGGGATACAGCGGAGCGCATTTTTCTTGTTCTCGAATTTGCGCCGCGTGTACATGTAAGGGTACGAGATATGTTTGCGCCAGAAGAGATAGAGACCATGCAGGATGGATCGTTGCTGGTACGAACGAAGATGACAGACGATGAGTGGTTAACTGGTATGCTGCTTAGCTTTGGTGATGCCTTGTGTGTACATGAGCCTGCATATGTGAGGCAGAGAATTGGGGATACGATAAAAAAAATGGCGAAACTTTATGAATAA
- the eutC gene encoding ethanolamine ammonia-lyase subunit EutC, with protein MKQINMDDLVQRVMDELSKIGQGVIDFPEQKQCGVKNPNNPEALEQAMKRTPARIGIGRAGTRMKTGSYLQFRIDQAAARDAVMKTISPELIESLQLPVLHSRATSMEEYLMNLDSGRMLSDESARWLEQNGDKGKDVQIVISDGLSTSACEATIPDLLPALIQGLSMRNISVGKPVFINKGRVWIQDQVASIVKCKVVISLIGERPGLATAESLSAYMIYKPDANTVESDRTVISNIHKGGTLPIEAGAYLAELLEEILKYQASGVKLSQLRANNG; from the coding sequence ATGAAACAGATCAATATGGACGATTTGGTCCAGCGCGTAATGGATGAGCTGTCCAAAATAGGGCAGGGCGTGATTGATTTTCCTGAGCAAAAGCAATGCGGGGTAAAGAACCCTAACAATCCAGAAGCATTGGAGCAAGCGATGAAGCGAACGCCGGCTCGTATCGGAATCGGACGGGCGGGTACCCGAATGAAGACGGGTAGCTATCTGCAATTTCGCATAGATCAGGCAGCGGCTCGCGATGCGGTCATGAAAACAATCAGTCCGGAACTGATCGAGAGCTTGCAGCTTCCTGTTCTCCATTCAAGAGCGACGAGCATGGAGGAGTATTTAATGAACCTCGACTCGGGCCGGATGTTATCGGATGAATCCGCTCGTTGGCTGGAGCAGAATGGAGATAAAGGAAAAGACGTTCAAATCGTCATCTCGGACGGACTCAGCACCTCGGCGTGTGAGGCGACGATTCCAGACTTGCTGCCTGCGTTAATCCAAGGTCTTTCCATGAGAAACATCAGTGTAGGAAAGCCAGTGTTCATTAACAAAGGTCGCGTCTGGATTCAAGATCAGGTCGCGTCTATCGTAAAATGCAAGGTCGTCATTTCCTTGATCGGGGAAAGACCGGGGCTTGCAACGGCAGAAAGTCTCAGTGCTTACATGATTTACAAACCGGATGCCAATACGGTAGAATCAGATCGTACGGTTATTTCTAATATTCATAAGGGTGGCACGCTACCAATTGAGGCAGGTGCGTACCTTGCAGAGCTTTTGGAGGAAATTTTGAAGTACCAGGCGAGCGGTGTAAAATTATCACAGCTTCGGGCGAATAACGGGTAG
- a CDS encoding ethanolamine ammonia-lyase subunit EutB, whose product MKLACVVRKQHYQFTSVRDVLAKASEEKSGDHMSKLAANSALERMAAKVVLSEMQLRDIYENPVIPYEKDEVTRIIYDDINLSIYDEIKNWTVGELREYILSFSTGMPELTRISRGLTSEMISATAKLMSSIDLVMASQKMKHQAYCNTLIGEPGRLAFRCQPNHPIDDPDGILASMKEGLSYGSGDAVIGINPNNDSVESVTKLLKMTHDFMQKWEIPTQNCVLAHITTQMQALRGGAPISLMFQSLAGSQRANDAFGVNKEILDEAMDLMLRKGTASGPNVMYFETGQGSEVSLDSHEGVDMQTLEARTYGFCRHWKPFMVNNVSGFIGPETLYDGRQMIRADLEDLFMGKLHGLPMGIAPTYTNHMYADQNDQEIAGMLTTLAGANFYMGVPGGDDVMLSYQDTSYHDDASYRELLGLRPLREFEKWLEKMGIMENGRLTERAGDLTIFD is encoded by the coding sequence ATGAAATTGGCTTGCGTTGTACGTAAACAACATTACCAGTTTACTTCGGTTCGTGATGTATTGGCTAAAGCGAGTGAAGAAAAGTCTGGCGATCACATGAGTAAACTAGCTGCCAATTCCGCACTGGAGCGGATGGCGGCGAAAGTCGTATTAAGCGAAATGCAACTTCGTGATATATATGAAAATCCAGTCATTCCGTACGAAAAAGACGAAGTGACTCGGATCATTTATGATGATATCAATCTCTCTATTTACGATGAGATTAAAAATTGGACGGTAGGGGAGCTACGGGAGTACATCTTGTCGTTTTCCACAGGAATGCCAGAACTCACAAGAATTAGCCGTGGACTTACTAGCGAGATGATTTCCGCTACGGCCAAGCTGATGTCCAGCATTGATCTAGTCATGGCTTCACAAAAAATGAAGCATCAAGCGTACTGCAACACACTGATTGGTGAGCCGGGAAGACTGGCGTTCCGTTGCCAGCCGAATCACCCCATCGATGATCCCGATGGCATTTTGGCCTCAATGAAGGAAGGCTTGTCATATGGATCAGGCGACGCTGTCATTGGAATTAACCCCAATAATGACTCCGTTGAAAGCGTTACCAAGCTCTTGAAAATGACACATGATTTCATGCAAAAGTGGGAAATCCCTACGCAAAACTGCGTACTGGCCCACATCACGACACAGATGCAGGCTCTTCGCGGCGGAGCGCCCATTTCTCTGATGTTCCAAAGTCTGGCAGGTTCACAACGAGCGAATGATGCGTTTGGCGTGAACAAGGAGATTTTGGATGAGGCAATGGATTTGATGCTTCGAAAAGGCACAGCGTCGGGACCAAACGTCATGTATTTTGAGACAGGACAAGGCTCTGAAGTGTCGCTGGACTCTCATGAAGGCGTCGATATGCAGACGCTGGAAGCACGTACGTACGGTTTTTGCCGTCACTGGAAGCCGTTCATGGTCAATAACGTCTCTGGCTTTATCGGACCAGAAACCCTTTATGATGGCAGACAGATGATTCGGGCCGATCTGGAGGACTTGTTCATGGGCAAGCTGCATGGTTTGCCGATGGGGATCGCTCCGACTTACACGAATCACATGTATGCGGATCAGAATGACCAAGAGATTGCGGGGATGCTGACGACCTTGGCAGGGGCGAATTTTTATATGGGCGTACCAGGTGGGGACGATGTTATGCTCAGTTACCAAGACACGAGCTACCACGATGACGCCAGCTACCGCGAGCTCTTGGGACTGCGACCTCTCCGGGAATTCGAGAAATGGTTGGAAAAAATGGGCATTATGGAAAATGGTCGTTTGACAGAGCGTGCAGGCGATTTAACCATTTTTGACTAA
- a CDS encoding response regulator, translating to MRQHYRVIIIDDDPITRMDLVEMLQEQGYNVVAEGKNGKEAVRLTQMWNPHLIIMDVKMPIMDGLTATGIIREHSDAAILLLTAYSQKDMVMQAKAKGICAYLVKPVMEEELLPAVEFVLTGKQ from the coding sequence TTGCGTCAGCATTATCGAGTCATCATCATAGACGACGACCCCATAACGCGTATGGACCTGGTCGAGATGTTGCAAGAGCAGGGATATAACGTCGTAGCTGAAGGAAAAAACGGCAAAGAGGCCGTTCGATTGACGCAAATGTGGAATCCGCATCTCATTATTATGGATGTTAAAATGCCAATTATGGACGGTTTGACAGCGACTGGGATTATCCGAGAGCATTCGGACGCGGCTATCCTTCTCTTGACTGCATACAGTCAAAAGGACATGGTCATGCAAGCCAAAGCGAAAGGGATATGTGCCTATCTGGTCAAACCCGTCATGGAAGAAGAACTGCTACCGGCAGTGGAGTTCGTGCTTACGGGTAAACAATGA
- a CDS encoding bifunctional transcriptional activator/DNA repair enzyme AdaA — protein MITAEMKSEYYQALLDKNSEYEGVFFVGVKTTGVFCRPTCPARKPKFVNCEFFDHAKQALLASFRPCQRCRPLSHPNHVSELVRLLVNAVEENPEQRWTEKDFQRLSVDAATARRQFKKRFGMTFVEYARARRMGIALKEIREGKAIIDAQLSTGYESSSGFRDAFSRIMGAAPTLLGNHHVLKASWLDTRLGPMIAIADEEMLYLLEFIDRRGLEREVERLRQRTKSAIIPGSTAPIRSIERELEAYFDGKITEFATPLFLGGSPFQRMVWEHLQTIPPGQTSSYSDVAAAMGKPSAFRAVAQANGANQLAIVIPCHRVINSNGDLGGYGGGLSRKRWLLHHEKETPAPFDSDSRKIRQMDHG, from the coding sequence ATGATAACGGCCGAGATGAAGTCCGAGTATTATCAGGCGTTACTGGATAAAAATTCGGAATACGAAGGTGTCTTTTTTGTTGGAGTCAAGACAACCGGCGTATTCTGTCGCCCGACATGTCCAGCAAGAAAGCCTAAGTTTGTTAATTGTGAGTTTTTTGATCATGCCAAACAAGCACTTCTGGCCTCATTCCGGCCCTGCCAGCGCTGCCGTCCGCTTTCACATCCCAATCATGTTTCAGAACTTGTGCGTCTGCTAGTAAACGCTGTAGAAGAAAACCCCGAGCAGCGCTGGACGGAAAAAGACTTTCAAAGATTATCCGTGGACGCTGCAACAGCGCGCCGCCAATTCAAAAAGCGCTTTGGCATGACGTTCGTCGAATATGCAAGGGCGCGACGGATGGGGATTGCGCTAAAAGAAATCAGAGAAGGAAAAGCAATCATCGATGCCCAACTATCCACCGGGTACGAGTCCAGCAGTGGTTTTCGAGACGCATTTTCACGAATTATGGGGGCAGCCCCTACTCTTCTTGGAAATCATCATGTCTTAAAGGCATCGTGGCTGGATACGCGACTCGGTCCCATGATAGCTATCGCAGATGAAGAAATGCTATATCTACTTGAATTCATTGATCGCCGCGGCTTGGAACGAGAAGTTGAACGTCTTAGACAAAGAACGAAGTCAGCGATTATCCCTGGTTCCACAGCGCCAATCCGTTCAATTGAACGTGAGTTAGAGGCGTATTTTGACGGAAAGATAACAGAATTTGCAACGCCTTTGTTCTTGGGCGGATCGCCTTTTCAAAGAATGGTCTGGGAGCATTTACAAACGATCCCCCCCGGTCAAACTTCATCCTATTCCGATGTTGCAGCAGCTATGGGGAAACCAAGCGCCTTTCGTGCTGTCGCTCAAGCAAATGGTGCGAATCAGTTAGCGATTGTCATCCCTTGTCACCGTGTCATCAACTCCAATGGTGATTTGGGTGGGTACGGGGGAGGACTTTCACGTAAACGCTGGCTGCTTCATCATGAAAAAGAAACACCCGCCCCATTTGACTCGGATTCGAGAAAAATCCGGCAAATGGATCATGGATGA